From the genome of Mastomys coucha isolate ucsf_1 unplaced genomic scaffold, UCSF_Mcou_1 pScaffold6, whole genome shotgun sequence, one region includes:
- the Nova1 gene encoding RNA-binding protein Nova-1 isoform X5, protein MPQNVAKTEPVSILQPQTTVNPDRIKQVKIIVPNSTAGLIIGKGGATVKAIMEQSGAWVQLSQKPDGINLQERVVTVSGEPEQNRKAVELIIQKIQEDPQSGSCLNISYANVTGPVANSNPTGSPYANTAEVLPTAAAAAGLLGHANLAGVAAFPAVLSGFTGNDLVAITSALNTLASYGYNLNTLGLGLSQAAATGALAAAAASANPAAAAANLLATYASEASASGSTAGGTAGTFALGSLAAATAATNGYFGAASPLAASAILGTEKSTDGSKDVVEIAVPENLVGAILGKGGKTLVEYQELTGARIQISKKGEFVPGTRNRKVTITGTPAATQAAQYLITQRITYEQGVRAANPQKVG, encoded by the coding sequence gtAAAGATTATAGTTCCCAACAGCACAGCAGGTCTGATAATAGGGAAGGGAGGTGCTACTGTGAAGGCTATAATGGAGCAGTCAGGGGCTTGGGTGCAGCTTTCCCAGAAACCCGATGGGATCAACTTGCAAGAGAGGGTTGTCACTGTGAGTGGAGAACCTGAACAAAACCGAAAAGCTGTTGAACTTATCATCCAGAAGATACAAGAGGATCCGCAGAGTGGCAGCTGTCTCAATATCAGTTATGCCAATGTGACAGGTCCAGTGGCAAATTCCAATCCAACCGGATCTCCTTATGCAAACACTGCTGAAGTGTTACCAACTGCCGCAGCAGCCGCAGGGCTATTAGGACATGCTAACCTTGCCGGCGTTGCGGCCTTCCCAGCAGTTTTATCCGGCTTCACAGGCAATGACCTGGTGGCCATCACCTCTGCACTTAATACATTAGCCAGCTATGGATATAATCTCAACACATTAGGTTTAGGTCTCAGCCAAGCAGCAGCAACGGGGGCTTTGGCTGCCGCAGCTGCCAGTGCcaacccagcagcagcagcagccaattTGTTGGCCACCTATGCCAGTGAAGCCTCAGCCAGCGGCAGCACAGCTGGTGGAACGGCGGGGACATTTGCATTAGGTAGCCtggctgctgctactgctgcaaCCAATGGATACTTTGGAGCTGCCTCGCCCCTAGCTGCCAGTGCCATTCTAGGGACAGAGAAATCCACAGATGGATCAAAGGATGTAGTTGAAATAGCAGTTCCAGAAAACTTAGTTGGTGCAATACTTGGCAAAGGAGGGAAAACCTTAGTGGAATACCAGGAGTTGACTGGTGCAAGGATACAGATCTCCAAAAAGGGAGAGTTCGTACCTGGCACAAGGAATCGGAAGGTAACCATTACTGGAACGCCAGCTGCAACACAGGCTGCTCAGTATTTAATAACACAGAGGATCACTTATGAGCAAGGAGTTCGGGCTGCCAATCCTCAGAAAGTGGGTTGA